The following are encoded in a window of Castanea sativa cultivar Marrone di Chiusa Pesio chromosome 9, ASM4071231v1 genomic DNA:
- the LOC142610785 gene encoding sucrose-phosphatase 2-like, which translates to MDRLKTSARLMIVSDLDHTMVDHHDSENLSLLRFNALWESNYRHDSLLVFSTGRSPVLYKKLREEKPMLTPDITIMSVGTEITYGNLMVPDDGWVEILNQKWNKSIVIEESKKFPELTLQAETELRPHKVSFYVEKDKAQAVSKALMECFEKHGLDVKIIYSGGMDLDILPQAAGKGQALAYLLKKFKAEGKLPNNTLVCGDSGNDAELFSIPEVYGVMVSNAQEELLKWHAENAKNNPKIIHATERCAAGIIQAIGHFGLGPNTSPRDVMDFLDCKLENVNPGHEVVKFYLFYERWRRAEVENFEPYLASLKAACDPSGVHVEPTGVEHSLCDGIDGMRSIYGDKQGKQFRVWIDRVLPTQIGSNTWLVKLNKWELSGEERNCCKTTVIISSKEAPVAADGFTWMHVHQTWSQEETNLKDNSTIIL; encoded by the exons ATGGATAGGCTAAAGACCTCGGCACGTCTCATGATTGTTTCGGATCTTGATCATACGATG GTTGATCATCATGATTCTGAGAACCTTTCTCTGCTCAGATTTAATGCCTTGTGGGAATCCAATTATCGTCATGATTCTCTGCTAGTTTTCTCTACTGGAAGATCACCTGTTCTTTACAAGAAGTTGAGGGAAGAGAAACCCATGTTAACTCCAGATATAACAATAATGTCTGTTGGTACTGAGATAACATATGGCAACTTAATGGTGCCAGATGATGGTTGGGTTGAAATCTTAAATCAGAAATGGAATAAGAGCATAGTCATAGAGgaatcaaaaaaatttcctgAGCTCACTCTTCAG GCAGAGACAGAGCTACGACCACACAAGGTTAGCTTTTATGTTGAGAAAGACAAGGCTCAGGCTGTGTCGAAGGCTCTTATGGAGTGTTTTGAAAAGCATGGA CTGGatgttaaaataatttatagtgGAGGAATGGATTTGGATATATTACCACAAGCTGCTGGAAAAGGGCAAGCTCTTGCATATCTGCTGAAAAAATTTAAGGCTGAGGGAAAACTGCCTAACAACACTCTTGTTTGTGGTGACTCTGGAAATGATGCTGAGCTATTCAGCATACCAGAAGTGTACGGTGTCATG GTTAGCAATGCCCAAGAAGAATTGCTGAAGTGGCATGCTGAAAATGCTAAGAATAACCCCAAGATTATTCATGCAACAGAGAGGTGTGCAGCTGGGATCATACAAGCTATTGGTCATTTTGGCCTCGGCCCAAACACTTCTCCTAGAGATGTCATGGACTTTTTGGACTGCAAGCTGGAAAATGTAAATCCTGGACATGAAGTAGTGAAATTTTACTTGTTCTATGAGAGATGGAGGCGTGCAGAAGTTGAGAATTTTGAGCCATATCTGGCAAGTCTGAAAGCAGCTTGT GATCCATCTGGGGTTCATGTCGAACCAACTGGCGTTGAACATTCTCTTTGTGATGGCATAGATGGAATGAGATCGATCTATGGAGACAAACAGGGAAAGCAATTTCGGGTCTGGATTGATCGGGTGTTGCCCACACAAATCGGTTCAAACACATGGCTTGTGAAGTTAAATAAGTGGGAGTTATCTG GTGAGGAACGCAATTGTTGCAAAACCACTGTTATAATAAGTTCAAAG gAAGCCCCGGTTGCAGCAGATGGATTCACTTGGATGCATGTGCATCAGACATGGTCACAAGAAGAAACAAATCTTAAAGATAATTCAACCATCATACTCTAG